In the candidate division WOR-3 bacterium genome, AGGTATAATAATAAAATAGTAAAATTATTTTGTTCAGCGAAAGGAAGGATAATAATAAGAAGTTTAAGGATAAACTCTGGGTTGACTATTAAATACGCGTTTTTTGCCGCTGTTTCAATGGCCTTGAACATATCAGTTCAGAGGGCGGTTCTCTTTTTTGATTTTAAGTATTCCCTCTTGGCGGCTATGTCCGCGGGAACTTTAGCAGGGCTTATACTAAAATACATTCTTGACAAGAAATATATCTTTTACTACAGAACAAAAAAAATTTCACATGACATAAACAAGTTCGTCCTTTACAGTTTTTTAGGAGGACTGACGACCGTTGTTTTTTGGTCTGTTGAACTTTTTTTTGAGTTTTGTGTTAAATTACCCTCTTCAAAATACATTGGAGCTGTGTTGGGGCTCACAATAGGCTATACACTGAAATATTTTTTGGACAAAAGATATGTCTTTATCTGTTCATAGGTTTAATTCTAAAAAAAGGAGATGAAATGAGAAAGCTTTTTGCAATGTTTTTGGTTTTTTTGCCTCTGGTTTATTTAACCGCGGCTGTCAGAAGGCCTGTTTTTGAAAACTTCATGAATCATACATGCGGCTTTTGCGTTCAATATGAACCAAATATAACTCAGTTTATAAACAATCATACTGACAGTTTGACAGTTGTTCGATATCATGTTAACTGGCCTTCTTCCATCGACCCTTTCTATCTTGACAACCCCACTGATAACAATGGGAGAAAAGACTATTATGGGGTCGGTGGTGTCCCGGACAACTACATGGACGGACAGATAAACGTTAGCTATCCTCCAACTCCTCAAGCTCTTGAAAACGCCTATATAGGCGCGATGTCAGAGCCCTCCTACGTAGAAATCATACTTGGTGGAACTATCGACCTTTCAACTAAAGAGGGGACTTTAAACGCGCAGATAATAGCAGAAGAAGAACCCGGACCCGGCCAGTACTATCTTCATATAGCTGCAGTTTCAAAAAACGTCCCCTATTCTTCAGGGAACTTTTCGTCGTTTTCTTATCCGATGAGGCAGATGTATCCTTATTACGGAGGTACAGCGGTGGACTTTTCAGGTGTTTTCCCCGACACTTTGGAGAAAAACGTGAACTTCCAGCTTGACACGACTTGGTGGCACTACGACGAAAACGAAATATTTTTTGCGGTTTGGCTTCAATCCGGAGTTCTCCCTTACAGACATATCTATCAGAGCTCTGTAATTGATATTTCCGAACTTGAACCTGTCGGCGTCGAGGAAAACCCAAACGTTGTTGCGGGGCAGACAGGCTTTTTAAATGTGTATCCGAACCCGGCGGTAAATTCCGCGAGAATTGTATTTTCCGTGCCTTTTTCTCAAGAGACAAGGATAGATATAATAGACCTTTCTGGAAGAATCGTGAAAAATTTCACTCTTAACCCTTCGGATGAAAAGGAAGTCGATTTTGTGGCGGACTTGTCCGATCTTTCCGCAGGAGCTTATATTGTAAATATCGTGAGCGGAGAAAAGGTTATATCCGGATCATTGAAAATTACGCGGTGAAGTGAACCCGAACCGAAAGTTTTCGAAGAAGACTGTTTTATTTGCCGGCAATTTTTTTTACCGCGAGGGAAAAGAGTAAAAAGAAAACAGAAACAGACCCGGCGGCAACCCCGTCTGCCATTCCCATTGTGGGAATGAATTTGAAAAATATCCCGACAACAGCGGCTTCGCCGGTTATAAGAGATATCAAGGCGGTAATTCTGCCGACACTTTTGAAATAAAGCGCGCAAAATACGGCTGGAAAAGCGGCAGCCAAAGCAGAAAATGTCGTCCCTACGAGAAAATTGAATATTGCTGTTTTTGAACTCATGCCCGCCCAAGACATACCACAAACGGCAACGCAGATTAAAATCGTAAATATTTTTCCCAGGGCGATTTCATTTTTCGTCTTGATCAAATCTTTGGCGAGCATCGTGGAGACCGATAGAAGTTGAGAATCCGCTGTGGACATCAAAGCTGCGAGAGCGCCTGTCATCGTCAGAGCATAAATGAAATTTGGAGCGAAATTTTCAACCATGGCAGGAAGGACGGAGTCTGGTGAAGAGAAGGTTATTGAAGTTCCTCTCGCCCAAACTCCTATTAAAACAGGGGGGAGGAAAAGAACCCCGACGAGAAGGGGGTACAACCATAGGGATGTCTTTAAAGCTTGGATATTCTTGGCCGCGAAGAAACGGGTGAAAATATGTGGGAAAACAGGGTTCACAAAAGTCCACAGTATGATCAGGGTGATCCATTTCTGTCCTGTAAAAAAATTTTCAGGTCCCGGCCTTGAAAAATGAGAGGGAGAGATCAAATAAGCGGAGTTTCCGGCGTTTTGAAATCCCCCAAGCGATTTTGCAACGAAAATCATCGCTGTTACTATCGCCACCGTCATAAAAACGCCCTGAAAAACGTCAGTCCACGCTGTTCCCCTCATCCCGCCTAAAACGACTGTGATTCCTACCAAAAATATCGATATGCAAGCTCCTTCCCTGACAAAGTCAAATCCAAGAATAGAGGAAAGAATAATTCCCCCACCTAATGCCTGTGTGTATAGGTAGGGAAGGGTTGAAATGACTAAAACTGTTAAAAATAATTTTTTCAGCAATGGACTTTCAAACTCACCGCCGACAAGTTCAGGTAAAGTCATGTAGTTTTTTTCTTTGCTGAGTTTCCACGCTTTTTTACCAATAAAATAGAAAGCGAAAGGAACCAAAGAAGTGCCTATAGCCATTACACCATATTGCCCGAAACCGTATTTCCAGGCTGCGCCAGCGAAACCGAGAAAGAAAAAAGCCGAAAAATTCGTTGCAGCGAGAGTGAAAAAAAGGACTGCCCCTCCGAAAGATCTCCCGGCTATAAAATAATCAAAAGGAGATGAAGAGGTTTTTTTTTTCGCTAAGGCGGAAATAAAAAATATTACGAGTATGTATAAGGCGATTATAAAGTAACTCATGTTTTATCATCCCATCGTTTGACGAGATAAAAGAGTACTGGGCTCAAAGAAAAAACCAGAAAAGTATCCCAGTATATCCAAGACGGGAGTCCGAATATAATTACGGCGCTTTTGTTCCAATCCCAAAAATCGAAACTCAACACCACATAAGCGAACCAAGCAAAAACCCAAAAAAAGCGAGTCTTTTTCATTTTCTCCTCTCAGAAGTTTTAAACAGCCTTTTCCTGGATTGATCCGGCTGGGAAAGACAAAACAATGCCGGAAAGTATAGAAGAGCTCTTTTTTACAATTTTTGGCGGTTTTTGTCAATGAAATTTGATTTATTGTCCTGGATAAGATACAATGGAAACAGGATGTTTTAAGCCATCTTTGAAAGGGACGGTTTTGAAAAGACTCATGGTCTTTTTTGGAAGAGGTATTTTAACCCGATTTTATTCCCAGGATCTTACTCTATCTGCTAAAGATTTTTGGAAAAAAATAAACCAAGCGCTGGTCATGTGATTAAAACATTGAAAATGGGCGGAAAATAGATGAAAAAAATTTTGATCTACTCCTGCATCATTGTGATTCTCGTTCTTCTGTTTTTAAGGTTTGTCTCGTGCTGAGGGAAAGATGCTGAAAAAATATTCATTAGTGATAACCCTTGCTTTCTTAATTGTTTTGTCGATCTCAATTCTCTTTGGTTCTTTGCTTATAAAAAACCGGGGTAAAAAAAAAGTTGTTTCTACCCTAGAAGTCTTGAGATCCGAACAGCTGATTTTTCTGGTGACAGACAAAATTGTAACTCAGGTCATAGTACAAGTTGACAACAGTCATTGGCTGACCGGTACGGACAAATCGCTAATTTACACTGTGGTCAGGATATATTACGGAGTGGATCTGAAAAAACTGACCGAAAATGATTTGAAAAAATCCGGAGACACCGTTTTCGTCAAAATACCTGACCCTGAAATCTTGGATATCTCGGTCAACTTGACCGATGTAAGCGTTTTCGAAAGCAAATCAGGAATTGTCAGACTCGTCGATCTGATAAAGGGAGAAAACACAGCTCTCAACCTGCTCGAAGAGTTTGAAATTCAGGCGAGAAGACTGGCTGAAGAAGAGGGTATGCTGCCTTCAAGAGAAAAAATATTGATGAACCTCAATTCTTTCGCTCCCCTGTTTTCCGAACAAACAGAATTCACCATTATCTTCATATAAAATTTACTGAAATCCAACAAATCCAAAGGCTACTTTTGTCGACCTCTTTCGAAGGTTGTAGGTTTTACTTTAAAGCAGTTAAACCGGTCTAAAATGATTTTGTAACTCAAACATCAGATCTGTCGGTAGTGAGCTTGTCATTGATGCTTTGAATTATTCTTTCCCTGTCTCCACCCGCGAATCGAATGTAAATGCCTCTGAAAGTTTCTAACCTAGAAGGTCTTGAGAAAGGGCTCAGGAGTATTCCATTTTTATCCGTGTAAAATGACCTGAGCTGTTTCCATTCTTTTCTAATCCTGACCGGACCAATCTTTTTCCAAACATGATTATCGTCAAATCCGTATTGAACAGGAAGAAAAAATTCTGAGACGTAAACGAAAACGCAAAAAGTCAGCAGAAATGACAGAACAATGCTTTCCATGACCATAAAAGTGAGAAGCCAAACCGAAATCAAAACAAGAAAAGCAAAAACTGTCAACGCCGGTTTTTCTGCGGCGAGCCATCCATTCCATGACATGGTCTCGTCAGACATGGATTTCATCGATGAGGCTGTGCCAGGTTTCCTCAGGAGACATTGAAACTACTTTGGTTTCTCCAAGAATAGGCATGAAATTCGTGTCACCGTTCCACCTGGGGACTATGTGCATGTGAAAATGTCCCGGTATTCCAGCTCCAGCGGTTCTGCCTAAATTGGCTCCAATATTGAATCCGTCTGGTTTGAATTTATTCTTCAACGCTCTTAAAACTTCTTTTATGCATATATTCATGTCGGTGAGTTCTTCTGTCGTAAGATTTTCAAAAGAACCTTCATGCCTTATGGGAGACACCAGAATGTGTCCGGAATTGTATGGGTAGAGATTGAGTATAACCAAAGATTTACCGGTCAAAAGAAGCCTGAATGTTTTTTTCGGATCAGGCTCCTTAGCAGCACGGCAGAATATGCATTCATTTATGTTGTCGACGTTTGAAATGTATTTGCTTCTCCAAGGTGCCCATAGACGTTTCATATAAATAGGATATAGAAAAGTAGTTAAAGGTCAAGAAATGTTTTTCGATTGCGTGGTTGATTTCGCGTTGGCTTTCTGATACTCTGGAAAAGTGGACGGCGGTAAAAAAAAAATTCTCAGAATACTTGAATTGGAATTCGCACTTCACCCAAAACTTCAACCAGTAGATATTTGTAAACTCTGCGCGCAAGCTTCAACTGGGGTTGACCATATACTGGAAGACAGAAAAAAATTTCTTGGTGAATTAAAGTGTGAGCTTGAAGCTCTGGATGAAAATTCTGATTTGAAAAGCCCCCTGCTTCAACCGATAGACCCAAAAGGACATATAGTCAGGATTCATCTAGCTCCTCTAAAGAGAAGCGGGTTTGATAAAGGCATGATCATAAAAATTTTATCTTCGCAAAAACTTCTTAGAAGAGGACAAGATTACGCTTTTAGGCTGAAAGAAATTATGAAAGATGTAATTGGGGTAAATTTTAAAACTATTGACGTGGATATGATTGACGAATTGTTTTCACAAAACACGGTGTTCAGGCATTCAAAACCATACGGGTTCGCATCTTACAGGGTGATAAACAACATTGAGGCCA is a window encoding:
- a CDS encoding DUF4230 domain-containing protein; translated protein: MLKKYSLVITLAFLIVLSISILFGSLLIKNRGKKKVVSTLEVLRSEQLIFLVTDKIVTQVIVQVDNSHWLTGTDKSLIYTVVRIYYGVDLKKLTENDLKKSGDTVFVKIPDPEILDISVNLTDVSVFESKSGIVRLVDLIKGENTALNLLEEFEIQARRLAEEEGMLPSREKILMNLNSFAPLFSEQTEFTIIFI
- a CDS encoding T9SS type A sorting domain-containing protein, coding for MRKLFAMFLVFLPLVYLTAAVRRPVFENFMNHTCGFCVQYEPNITQFINNHTDSLTVVRYHVNWPSSIDPFYLDNPTDNNGRKDYYGVGGVPDNYMDGQINVSYPPTPQALENAYIGAMSEPSYVEIILGGTIDLSTKEGTLNAQIIAEEEPGPGQYYLHIAAVSKNVPYSSGNFSSFSYPMRQMYPYYGGTAVDFSGVFPDTLEKNVNFQLDTTWWHYDENEIFFAVWLQSGVLPYRHIYQSSVIDISELEPVGVEENPNVVAGQTGFLNVYPNPAVNSARIVFSVPFSQETRIDIIDLSGRIVKNFTLNPSDEKEVDFVADLSDLSAGAYIVNIVSGEKVISGSLKITR
- a CDS encoding HIT domain-containing protein, coding for MKRLWAPWRSKYISNVDNINECIFCRAAKEPDPKKTFRLLLTGKSLVILNLYPYNSGHILVSPIRHEGSFENLTTEELTDMNICIKEVLRALKNKFKPDGFNIGANLGRTAGAGIPGHFHMHIVPRWNGDTNFMPILGETKVVSMSPEETWHSLIDEIHV
- a CDS encoding GtrA family protein, translating into MALNISVQRAVLFFDFKYSLLAAMSAGTLAGLILKYILDKKYIFYYRTKKISHDINKFVLYSFLGGLTTVVFWSVELFFEFCVKLPSSKYIGAVLGLTIGYTLKYFLDKRYVFICS
- a CDS encoding sodium:solute symporter family protein, translating into MSYFIIALYILVIFFISALAKKKTSSSPFDYFIAGRSFGGAVLFFTLAATNFSAFFFLGFAGAAWKYGFGQYGVMAIGTSLVPFAFYFIGKKAWKLSKEKNYMTLPELVGGEFESPLLKKLFLTVLVISTLPYLYTQALGGGIILSSILGFDFVREGACISIFLVGITVVLGGMRGTAWTDVFQGVFMTVAIVTAMIFVAKSLGGFQNAGNSAYLISPSHFSRPGPENFFTGQKWITLIILWTFVNPVFPHIFTRFFAAKNIQALKTSLWLYPLLVGVLFLPPVLIGVWARGTSITFSSPDSVLPAMVENFAPNFIYALTMTGALAALMSTADSQLLSVSTMLAKDLIKTKNEIALGKIFTILICVAVCGMSWAGMSSKTAIFNFLVGTTFSALAAAFPAVFCALYFKSVGRITALISLITGEAAVVGIFFKFIPTMGMADGVAAGSVSVFFLLFSLAVKKIAGK